One part of the Rutidosis leptorrhynchoides isolate AG116_Rl617_1_P2 chromosome 1, CSIRO_AGI_Rlap_v1, whole genome shotgun sequence genome encodes these proteins:
- the LOC139866157 gene encoding syntaxin-121-like: MNDLFSGSFSRFRSEESSPPHSRRQNSVEMTGNTPSTGGANLDKFFDDVEAIKDELRALESLHTQLQSKHEQSKTLHNAKSVKELRSKMDQDVAVSLKKAKFIKVRLEALDRANASNRSLPGCGPGSSSDRTRTSVVNGLRKKLSESMNAFNDLRNRMATEYRETVQRRYYTVTGENPDESTVDNLIETGQSESFLQKAIQEQGRGQVMDTILEIQERHDAVKEIERNLKELHQVFMDMAVLVESQGEQLDDIENQVNRASSFVNRGTTHLQVARKHQKNTRKWACFGIILVLIVVMIIVLSLRPWQNSGGGGGGGNNNSNSAPALTPPPPPPAAAGG; this comes from the coding sequence ATGAACGACCTATTCTCCGGCTCCTTCTCTCGTTTCCGCAGCGAAGAATCCTCACCACCGCACTCTCGTCGCCAAAACAGCGTCGAGATGACCGGCAACACTCCGTCCACCGGCGGCGCTAACCTCGACAAATTCTTCGACGACGTCGAAGCAATCAAAGACGAACTCCGAGCTCTCGAATCACTTCACACTCAGCTCCAATCGAAACACGAGCAAAGCAAAACGCTACACAACGCCAAATCAGTAAAGGAATTACGTTCCAAAATGGATCAGGACGTCGCCGTTTCGTTAAAAAAAGCTAAGTTTATTAAAGTTCGATTAGAAGCATTAGATCGAGCTAACGCATCTAACCGAAGTCTACCAGGTTGCGGACCAGGTAGCTCGTCAGATCGTACTCGTACGTCCGTAGTTAACGGACTCCGTAAAAAGTTGTCTGAATCAATGAACGCATTTAACGATCTCCGTAACCGTATGGCTACGGAGTACCGTGAAACCGTTCAGCGACGTTATTACACCGTTACTGGTGAAAATCCTGATGAATCGACGGTTGACAATTTGATCGAGACCGGTCAGAGCGAATCGTTTTTACAAAAGGCGATTCAGGAACAAGGACGAGGTCAGGTGATGGATACGATACTCGAGATCCAGGAACGGCACGATGCGGTTAAGGAGATTGAAAGGAATTTGAAAGAGTTGCATCAGGTGTTTATGGATATGGCGGTTTTGGTGGAGAGTCAGGGTGAGCAGTTGGATGATATTGAGAATCAGGTGAATCGTGCGAGTTCGTTTGTTAATCGAGGTACGACGCATTTACAAGTTGCGCGGAAGCATCAGAAGAATACGAGAAAATGGGCGTGTTTTGGaattattttggttttgattgttgtGATGATTATTGTTTTGTCACTTAGACCGTGGCAGAATAGTGGTGGTGGTGGAGGAGgaggtaataataatagtaattctgcACCTGCAttgacaccaccaccaccaccgccggCGGCAGCAGGTGGTTGA